Proteins encoded together in one Camelina sativa cultivar DH55 chromosome 9, Cs, whole genome shotgun sequence window:
- the LOC104712029 gene encoding uncharacterized protein LOC104712029, producing the protein MEVRRRAQVIDTKRCSKLRVELTPSLPDSRISEPFSPTTTSTSRSQPPVQFDGPFSGLIICVTGLSKEARKQVKEATERLGGEYSSLLNSLCTHLVVQSYDGRKFEHALKHGRRESLHIVTLGWFVDSVRRNVKLSESFYAVKNQGETKVKADGSKSVYAVGKVHRSIQGTDFTGSKDLDFSGCSVFIDPDISEEARSRVSQVTLERGAKLMNQWFIGCNASHVVCEAGSALRYLGHSSNLVTPLWLQKSLEEKPMHTLVRMSADLAKDLRTMFEKLGKESHTECVLEDDSMLTNRTTTHKERQKIVESAKKAVTNRHAKMGKTLIQPLNLSSLLDSICWTISEPTSTASVIIDSFSNNEDNERKSLSAFFDAKTNDTFTRSMRLLTESERTELVYKNHFITLLLPIDWYGEMGPCSRSYFSETGFTCQQILQNIYAFYQENMSEEEIKAAIHTNSRHSEKLRPANSVMKDGKTVFKRIEFLGSRKGFEMLKRVSSFNCSNIYELIIKA; encoded by the exons ATGGAAGTCCGAAGAAGAGCACAAGTGATCGATACCAAGAGGTGTTCGAAGCTGCGCGTGGAGTTAACGCCCTCACTACCTGACAGCCGCATATCGGAGCCTTTTTCTCCGACCACCACTTCCACATCCCGGTCCCAACCACCGGTTCAATTCGATGGACCTTTCTCTGGTCTAATCATCTGCGTAACTGGTCTCTCTAAAG AGGCAAGGAAACAGGTGAAGGAAGCTACAGAGAGACTTGGTGGTGAATACAGTTCTCTTTTGAATTCTCTGTGTACACATTTGGTTGTTCAG AGCTATGACGGTCGCAAGTTTGAGCATGCCTTGAAACAtgggagaagagagagtttgCATATTGTTACTCTTGGGTGGTTTGTGGACAGTGTCCGTAGAAACG TTAAGTTGAGTGAGTCTTTTTACGCGGTCAAAAATCAAGGAGAGACTAAGGTGAAAGCGGATGGATCAAAATCCGTATACGCAGTAGGAAAAGTACATAGAAGCATTCAAGGAACCGACTTCACGGGAAGCAAGGACTTGGATTTCTCAGGCTGTTCTGTTTTCATCGATCCCGATATTTCGGAGGAAGCAAGATCCCGG GTTTCACAGGTAACTCTTGAAAGAGGTGCTAAGCTTATGAATCAATGGTTCATTGGATGTAATGCAAGTCATGTTGTATGTGAAGCTGGTTCTGCTCTGAGATATCTTGGTCACTCGAGCAACCTTGTTACA CCTCTCTGGCTTCAGAAGAGTTTGGAAGAGAAACCAATGCACACTCTAGTTCGGATGTCAGCTGATTTGGCAAAAGATCTTAGGACAATGTTCGAGAAATTGGGGAAG GAATCCCACACGGAATGTGTTCTTGAAGATGACTCTATGTTAACAAACAGGACTACAACACACAAAGAAAGGCAGAAAATTGTGGAATCCGCCAAAAAGGCTGTCACAAATCGCCACGCAAAG ATGGGAAAGACGCTGATCCAACCGCTAAATCTGAGCAGCCTTTTAGATTCTATTTGCTGGACAATATCTGAACCAACCTCAACAGCTAGTGTTATCATAGATAGTTTCAGCAACAACGAAGATAACGAAAGAAAGTCTTTATCTGCCTTCTTTGATGCGAAAACCAATGATACATTTACTCGGTCTATGAGACTTCTTACAGAAAG TGAGAGAACGGAATTGGTATACAAAAACCATTTTATTACGTTACTTCTTCCAATTGATTGGTATGGTGAGATGGGACCTTGTTCCAGGTCGTACTTCAGTGAAACCGGTTTTACATGTCAGCAGATTCTCCAAAACATCTATGCGTTCTATCAG GAAAACATGTCTGAGGAGGAAATCAAAGCGGCAATTCACACTAACTCGAGGCACAGTGAAAAGCTCCGACCAGCAAACTCGGTGATGAAAGATGGCAAGACTGTTTTCAAACGTATAGAGTTTCTCGGATCCCGAAAAGGTTTCGAGATGCTTAAACGTGTTAGTAGCTTCAACTGTAGTAACATCTACGAGCTTATCATTAAGGCATAA